The following proteins are co-located in the Megalobrama amblycephala isolate DHTTF-2021 linkage group LG12, ASM1881202v1, whole genome shotgun sequence genome:
- the LOC125280331 gene encoding neurotensin receptor type 1-like: MTSNETNLTTKLWTHRVLDNRTQEIPLNSTDSPPVDDLDVNTDIYSKVLVTLIYAVLFAVGLIGNSMTLYISLQRRSIKHLQGTVHYHLASLAVSDLLILVLCMPVELYNFIWIHHPWAFGEVVCRGYYFLRDGCSYATAFNIVSLSVERYMALCHPFKAKSQMSRGRTRRLISALWCASLILASPMLLTMGQIYVGEESICTTVASTNTAKTVLQVNALLSFVVPMLVIAVMNALIGHQLQRMTNHDLYCSAASDVTTETNRERSLRQSVKVLRGVVFAFVLCWFPYHCRRLMYCYVTEWTNELYDFYHYFYMVTNVLFYVSSVINPILYNLVSSKYRQIFFSTVTYFCQMYSKSQRTNQSKRSLQLPQQLCSSLVTPRTSHQTLCPMVVMETIY, translated from the exons ATGACGTCAAATGAAACGAATCTGACGACAAAACTTTGGACTCATCGTGTCCTGGACAACCGGACCCAGGAGATACCGCTCAACAGCACAGATTCCCCGCCGGTGGATGATTTGGATGTGAACACGGATATTTATTCCAAAGTGCTCGTGACGTTGATTTACGCTGTGCTGTTTGCTGTCGGTTTAATCGGCAACTCCATGACCCTCTACATATCCCTCCAGAGGAGATCCATCAAACATCTCCAAGGCACCGTCCATTATCATCTCGCCAGTCTCGCGGTGTCCGACCTGCTCATTCTGGTGCTTTGTATGCCGGTGGAGCTGTACAACTTCATCTGGATTCACCATCCGTGGGCTTTCGGTGAAGTGGTCTGCAGGGGCTATTACTTTCTGCGGGACGGCTGCTCGTACGCGACGGCGTTCAACATCGTGAGTCTGAGCGTGGAGCGCTACATGGCGCTCTGCCACCCGTTCAAAGCCAAGAGTCAGATGTCCCGCGGGCGCACAAGGAGACTCATCAGCGCGCTCTGGTGCGCGTCGCTCATTCTCGCCTCACCGATGCTTTTGACAATGGGGCAAATTTACGTAGGTGAAGAGAGCATCTGCACCACTGTGGCCTCCACCAACACCGCCAAAACTGTTCTACAG GTAAATGCCCTTCTCTCTTTTGTTGTGCCAATGCTGGTGATCGCAGTGATGAATGCCCTGATTGGACATCAGCTCCAGAGAATGACCAACCATGACTTATACTGTTCAGCAGCTTCAGATGTCACAACAGAGACAAACCGTGAGCGTTCCCTACGCCAAAGTGTCAAAGTCCTAC GTGGGGTTGTTTTTGCCTTTGTTTTATGCTGGTTTCCTTATCACTGTCGTCGACTGATGTACTGCTATGTAACAGAGTGGACAAA TGAACTTTATGATTTCTACcattacttttacatggtgACAAATGTACTTTTCTATGTGAGTTCTGTGATCAATCCCATCCTTTACAACCTGGTCTCATCCAAATACCGGCAAATCTTTTTTTCCACTGTCACTTACTTTTGCCAGATGTACTCTAAAAGCCAGAGGACTAACCAGAGCAAAAGAAGCTTACAACTACCACAGCAGCTTTGTTCCTCTCTGGTCACACCCCGTACCAGCCATCAGACCCTTTGTCCCATGGTGGTCATGGAGACTATTTACTGA